The genomic segment ACGGTCGCCGCGGCGGTGCACCTCTATCATCGCTTTCAGCACGAGCGCGCGCTGGGGCTCGAGCAGCATGACGCCGCGCGGGTGGCGAGCCTGCACGTGACCCAGGCGGGGCTCCTCACCAGCGTGACCACCGCGATCGGCTTTGCGTCGCTCGCGATCGCCGATGTGAAGGTGCTCCACGGTTTTGGACTGTACTTGGCTGCGGGCGTGATGATTTCGTTCCTCGCGGTATCGACCGCGGTGCCCGCTTGCCTGAGTCTGTTCGGCGATCGCATGGTGCGGCCGCGTTTGGTCAAGGAGGACAAGGCGCTCACGTGGCTTGGGCGCACCACGCAGTGGGTGAGTGAGCCCCGGCGAGCGCGGTACTTCACCGCGGCCGGCGCGCTGGCGTTCGTCGTGCTGGCGGGAGCGAGCAGTCGCGCGGTGTACGACTATCGCTTGAGCGACAACCTGAACGCGGAGCACCCTATTTCGCGCGGAAACAAGCTGCTGGATGAGCGAATGGCAGGCATCGTGCCCGTCGAGCTATCCTTCCGCGGCGCCAAGGGTGACTTCGAGAAGCCGGAGAACCTTGCCCGCCTGGCGGCGCTCGGACACGACCTCGAGCAGAAGTACCAGATGCCCAAGGCGATCAGCTTGGGCGCGGCGCTCGAGGAGCTGAACTTCCGCGCCACGGGTGAGCGTGCCGTCCCGAAGCGAGAAGCCGAAGTGAAGCAGCTCTTCGAGTATGCGGGAGCGAGCGATGCTGGTGACTTGCTGCGCGAGCTCGGCAGCGCCGACTGCAGTCACGTGCGGCTACGCACGAACACTCGGGATGGCGGGGCGCGCTACGTGGTGCAGCTGCAGTCGGAGATCGAGGGGCTGGCAGCGCAGCGCTTCTCCGGCACCGGAATCGAGGTCGCGATGACGGGCGAGGCGCCCGTCGCGTATCACGGGATGAACAAGCTGAGCCGCGAACTGATGGAGAGCGTGCTCGGAGCCTTGGCTGCGGTGGTGCTGGTCATTGGCTTGGTGTTCCGCAGCGCGCGTATCGCCCTCGCCAGCATCTTGCCCAATGTGATCCCCACGGTGTGCGTGCTCGCAGCCTACAGCTTGCGGGGCGCCGTGATCGATCCTCTGCCGGGCGTGGCCTTCTGCATCGGACTCGGCATGAGTGTGGACGACACGGTGCACGTCTTCGCAAGGTACCGCGAGGAATTGGAGCGCGGCGGCGCTCCGCGTGATGCACTGGTGCGCGCGATGAACGGGCTTGGCGGAGCGCTCGTCACCTCGAGCGTCGTGCTGGGTGTGGGCTTTTTGGCGTTGACCCTCTCGAGCTTCGACATGAATCGCATGCTGGGTGTGCTCGGGGCGTCGCTGATTGGCCTGGCGTTGCTCTGCGATTTGCTCTTCACCCCAGCGCTCCTGAGCCTGTTTCCCCTCACCAGGGCGAAGCAGACCGAGCGCCTCGACGCCGAGTTGCCCTCGACACCGGCTGCAGCGGAGTGAGCATGCAGACGTACTCTCCTGCACCCGTGGAGGCGGCGCTGTGGTCACGCCCAGCAAGCGACCCGCCGCCGCCTCATGGCACCGATTGGCCCGCGCGCGCCGGGTTCAGTGGCGTTGGGGTGTGGCCGGCGGCGGTCGCTGGGGTCTACCTGGGGGTCTCGCTCGGTGCGCTGTTGTGGCTGTGGCTCTGGCCGGCGCACACAGCGCGAGCCGGCTTGGGGGTGCACTGGGGCTTCTTTGCGCTGTTCCTCGGGGTAATGACCTATTGGGTCGCGCTCGGTGTGACCCTGGTTTACCACCGCGTGCTGACTCACCGCGCGGCGAAGCTCAGCCGCTGGGTTGCCTACCCGCTGGTGACGATAGCCTTGCCTGCTGGGACCCCGGTGCAGTGGGTTGGCAACCACCGCCACCATCACGCGGTGACGGACGCACCGGCAGATGCGCATTCCCCGCGGCAATACGGGATGTGGGTCGCGCACGCCGGCTGGTACATCTACACAAGTCGCCTGCTGTGGTGTGTGCTGTACAGTTTCGCTGGGCCGCTGCGCATGCTGTTCGATGCCTTCTGGCGACCCCAGACCAATCAGGAGCACGTGCGCCTGGCGCGGGACATCGAGGCCGACGGCTACTATCGTTGGCTTGGCCGCCCGACGCCGTACGCAGCGCTAGTGATCGGCCATGTGGTGGTCACTTGGCTCTTCGTCTACGCCCTGTGGGGTGCCTGGGCGCTGCCGTTCCTGTACCTCACCCAGCTCACGTATTACATCGCGGGCGATGGTGTGAATTCGGTCCTGCATCGCTTCGGTGCGCAGCCGTTCGATACCGGCGACGACAGCACCAACGCTTGGTGGCTCGCTCCGCTGACGTTGGGCGAAGCTTGGCACAACAATCACCACGCGTTTCCGCGCTCTATCAAGAGCGGTCTGCTCCCGTTTCAAGTTGATTTGGCCTACGCGACCTGTCGCTTGCTCGCGCTGTTCGGCCTGGCGCGCGACTTGTGGTTGCCAACTCAGCGCGACGTGCAGGCGCGGCTCAGGCGTTAGGACGGGTTTGGAGCGAGTAGGACCCTGCATGCCTCTGTCCCTGATGGCGGACGGGTACCTGGTGCCGGTCGACTTCCACGAGGAACTAAACGGTGGTTCAGGTGGGGGATTGGGGGGGAGAGGAGCCGTGTACAGCCCCCATCGACCCCATGAGTTCGCTACCCCGCGGATTCAGCCGGTTCATCAACGGTCGGTCCGAGAGGTACCGGCCAAGCGTGCTGGCGGTGTATCCTGATCTCAGCGAAGCAGGACCCCCCGGCTACGAGCTCCGGCTCTCGAATCACCAGCGAACCTCCACACGGATCCGCTTCACGACACCGCTAGGGGCAGACACCTGCATCACCCGTCTCGCAGCACACGCGCACGACGACGGCGGGAGAGCCGGTGAGCCCTACTGGTTCAAGCTGCACGTCACCGACTACGTTGAAGCCACCGAAGGCAATGAAGGCAAGCTCTCTGGTGAGCTGAGCTTCGGTTGGGCGCCTCTGAACGGGGTCGGCGGAACGCTGAAGGATCTGCCCGTGAGGATCGGAAAGCGCGGCGTGCCGATGCGCCGCTGCGAGTAGGCAGCTGTCGCCATATGCCGGGTGGCGTAGGTCATCCCGAGCGTCGCTTGCGCTTGGTCGCTGCGCCATAGCTCTTCCCTGCGGCCTTGAGCCGCTTATTCGGCGGCGCTGGCGACTCTGCGAGGGCCTGCATCTTGGCGATCTCAGCTCCTGAGAGCTTGAGCGGCTGAGGATTCAGAGCCCATTCGAGGGCGGTCAGGGTTGGACTCGATAATTCAATCACGGTCTCCGACGTCTCCGGGTCCACGACGACCACGCGGCGCCCACGCTTCGCTTCGGTTACGGCCTTGAGAAACAGGGCGAGTGCTTCGTCGATCAATTGGCTACGGCTCAGACCCAGCTCTTCGGCCGCTTTGAGCACCGCGTTGCCACGAGAATCAGGAATCGTCGCTTCGAGTCGCATCCCTCAATTATGAGGGAAATATTCGGGATGGCAATCTGTCGGTTCCAAGCCCCGTTTGGAGGCTGCGTGGTGGTGTATCCTCCGCTGCGTGAGCTACGACGTCGCGCTGTTCGCCAAGCTGAGCTTTCCCGCTCGTAAACGCCAACTTTGGGAGGCGGCCTC from the Polyangiaceae bacterium genome contains:
- a CDS encoding MMPL family transporter encodes the protein MSRLDAHQVAGNGLVARFVAAATSYPKHALLLVLLFTVGLGYCARNVRIDNNFAQLFSVDGAEAELRESYRKQFGADDGLLLVVLSPEHPEDPKFGTLLAEISEREANKAEMRRVDSAAVTPVIWSDEFGSTFLAPALGPNAPERPFDERVKTLDASLIGGGRLMSSDGKHFVIAAELRPEIDSYEKLVGPADQFREDVDEAIRAAGIPVQHSYAGIPFTRLGAIASMQGDLLKLAPLTTAALALLLFGFFRRVLGVVVAQLTIGVAIVATAGVIGLCGDNLNQITIIYPVLLMVVTVAAAVHLYHRFQHERALGLEQHDAARVASLHVTQAGLLTSVTTAIGFASLAIADVKVLHGFGLYLAAGVMISFLAVSTAVPACLSLFGDRMVRPRLVKEDKALTWLGRTTQWVSEPRRARYFTAAGALAFVVLAGASSRAVYDYRLSDNLNAEHPISRGNKLLDERMAGIVPVELSFRGAKGDFEKPENLARLAALGHDLEQKYQMPKAISLGAALEELNFRATGERAVPKREAEVKQLFEYAGASDAGDLLRELGSADCSHVRLRTNTRDGGARYVVQLQSEIEGLAAQRFSGTGIEVAMTGEAPVAYHGMNKLSRELMESVLGALAAVVLVIGLVFRSARIALASILPNVIPTVCVLAAYSLRGAVIDPLPGVAFCIGLGMSVDDTVHVFARYREELERGGAPRDALVRAMNGLGGALVTSSVVLGVGFLALTLSSFDMNRMLGVLGASLIGLALLCDLLFTPALLSLFPLTRAKQTERLDAELPSTPAAAE
- a CDS encoding fatty acid desaturase; this encodes MQTYSPAPVEAALWSRPASDPPPPHGTDWPARAGFSGVGVWPAAVAGVYLGVSLGALLWLWLWPAHTARAGLGVHWGFFALFLGVMTYWVALGVTLVYHRVLTHRAAKLSRWVAYPLVTIALPAGTPVQWVGNHRHHHAVTDAPADAHSPRQYGMWVAHAGWYIYTSRLLWCVLYSFAGPLRMLFDAFWRPQTNQEHVRLARDIEADGYYRWLGRPTPYAALVIGHVVVTWLFVYALWGAWALPFLYLTQLTYYIAGDGVNSVLHRFGAQPFDTGDDSTNAWWLAPLTLGEAWHNNHHAFPRSIKSGLLPFQVDLAYATCRLLALFGLARDLWLPTQRDVQARLRR